In Nocardia sputorum, a single genomic region encodes these proteins:
- a CDS encoding exodeoxyribonuclease VII small subunit, giving the protein MAESGKSTDKNGTGADPADDAAEIAGFGYERARDELVNVVKILEQGGLDLDESLALWERGEALATRCEEHLAGARKRVEDALHRTDLERQE; this is encoded by the coding sequence TTGGCCGAATCCGGCAAGTCCACGGACAAGAACGGGACAGGAGCCGATCCGGCCGACGACGCGGCCGAGATCGCCGGTTTCGGCTACGAACGCGCGCGCGACGAACTGGTCAACGTGGTCAAGATCCTCGAGCAAGGCGGCCTCGACCTGGACGAATCGCTGGCTCTGTGGGAGCGCGGCGAGGCGCTGGCCACTCGCTGCGAAGAGCACCTGGCGGGCGCCCGCAAGCGCGTCGAGGACGCGCTGCACCGCACCGACCTGGAGCGCCAGGAATGA
- the xseA gene encoding exodeoxyribonuclease VII large subunit: MTEPRTPSSAAGRETSGQPAAPANSAEHPWPVRSVSMKVAQWIDRLGSIWVEGQITQINLRPGTRTAFLVLRDPSADMSLSVTCDPDLIRNSPVPLQEGSRVVVYGKLSFFTGRGTISLRVLEIRPVGIGELLARIERLKSLLAAEGLFDPRLKRPIPFLPGTIGLITGRASAAERDVLSVARNRWPAVRFEIRNTAVQGPTAVAQMLTALAELDRHPAVEVIVLARGGGSVEDLLPFSDEALCRAIVAATTPIVSAIGHEPDNPLSDFVADLRAATPTDAAKRIVPDAAAELACIRELRERTAAALRGWVDRETKALAQLRSRPVLADPLREIDRRQEEIERLRTAAHRSTEQLIRTEATATRHLREKLTAVGPAATLARGYAVVQRVTGRERQVVRSIEDAPAGSQLRIRVADGAVTAAALGTQALGARHTDTGRN, translated from the coding sequence GTGACCGAACCCCGGACCCCCTCGTCGGCGGCTGGCCGGGAGACCTCCGGCCAACCCGCCGCACCGGCCAACTCCGCCGAGCACCCCTGGCCGGTGCGCTCGGTGTCCATGAAGGTCGCCCAGTGGATCGACCGGCTCGGCAGCATCTGGGTGGAGGGCCAGATCACCCAGATCAATCTCCGTCCGGGCACCCGCACCGCGTTCCTGGTGCTGCGCGACCCGTCCGCCGACATGTCGCTGTCGGTGACCTGCGACCCGGATCTCATCCGCAATTCCCCCGTTCCCCTGCAAGAGGGCAGCCGGGTGGTCGTCTACGGCAAGCTCTCGTTCTTCACCGGACGCGGCACGATCTCGTTGCGCGTCTTGGAGATCCGGCCCGTCGGCATCGGTGAGCTGCTGGCCCGCATCGAACGGCTGAAATCGCTGCTGGCCGCCGAGGGCCTGTTCGATCCCCGGCTCAAGCGCCCGATCCCGTTCCTGCCCGGCACCATCGGACTGATCACCGGACGCGCGAGCGCCGCGGAGCGCGACGTGCTCAGCGTCGCCCGGAACCGTTGGCCCGCTGTGCGTTTCGAAATTCGCAACACAGCCGTGCAAGGACCCACCGCGGTGGCGCAGATGCTCACGGCGCTCGCCGAGCTCGATCGGCATCCGGCCGTCGAGGTCATCGTGCTGGCGCGCGGCGGCGGCAGCGTGGAAGACCTGCTGCCGTTCTCCGACGAGGCACTGTGCCGTGCCATCGTGGCCGCCACCACGCCGATCGTCAGCGCGATCGGCCACGAGCCGGACAACCCGCTCAGCGACTTCGTCGCCGATCTGCGCGCGGCCACCCCCACCGACGCCGCCAAGCGGATCGTCCCGGACGCCGCCGCCGAATTGGCCTGCATCCGCGAACTGCGCGAACGCACCGCCGCCGCGCTGCGCGGCTGGGTTGACCGGGAGACCAAGGCGCTCGCCCAGCTGCGGTCGCGGCCCGTCCTGGCCGACCCTCTGCGCGAGATCGATCGCCGTCAAGAAGAGATCGAACGCCTGCGCACGGCCGCGCACCGCTCCACCGAGCAGCTGATCCGCACCGAGGCGACGGCCACCCGGCACCTGCGCGAGAAACTCACCGCCGTGGGCCCCGCCGCCACGCTGGCCCGTGGCTACGCTGTCGTACAGCGCGTCACCGGCCGGGAACGGCAGGTGGTGCGCTCGATCGAGGACGCCCCCGCGGGCAGCCAGTTGCGCATCCGGGTCGCCGACGGGGCCGTCACCGCCGCCGCGCTCGGCACCCAGGCGCTCGGCGCGCGGCACACCGACACAGGGAGGAACTGA
- a CDS encoding DUF6542 domain-containing protein, which yields MAASERVRSRVPAPQRSILPSVPGIPVGAAISIAVACTFLGFLIDAVGGGAELTGTFAALYVLGCVAAVSAVRYRGLFSTMVLPPLLLFVAVPLAYQQLTGRGTTSLKDILLNLAIPLVNRFPTMVLATVVVLLIGGARIYLHRREEESDRPRTPRRGDSWGKSQAKKSRPGRSSPGAADSARRKARRPKDEPDKPESDDLNEPAPRPARRPAAQVADTPPRVAPSRPREGRAPARGAPRPTAAMPRPEGEPPRGANRRRDMPPHPQPNVRYRERDSGRPERRRPENS from the coding sequence GTGGCTGCTTCCGAACGTGTGCGATCCCGGGTGCCCGCGCCGCAACGCTCGATCCTGCCGTCGGTGCCGGGGATCCCGGTCGGCGCGGCGATCTCGATCGCGGTTGCCTGCACGTTCCTGGGATTCTTGATCGACGCCGTCGGCGGCGGTGCCGAGCTGACCGGCACGTTCGCCGCCCTGTACGTCCTCGGCTGTGTGGCGGCCGTCTCCGCCGTCCGCTACCGCGGCTTGTTCAGCACGATGGTGCTGCCGCCACTGCTGCTCTTCGTCGCCGTGCCGCTGGCCTATCAGCAGCTCACCGGCCGCGGCACGACGTCGCTGAAGGACATCCTGCTCAACCTGGCGATCCCGCTGGTGAACCGGTTCCCGACCATGGTGCTCGCCACGGTCGTCGTCCTGCTGATCGGTGGCGCCCGGATCTATCTGCACCGCCGTGAAGAGGAGAGTGACCGGCCGCGGACGCCACGCCGCGGCGACAGCTGGGGCAAGTCGCAGGCGAAGAAGAGCAGGCCCGGCCGTTCGTCCCCCGGCGCCGCCGACTCGGCGCGCCGCAAAGCCCGCCGCCCGAAGGACGAGCCGGACAAACCGGAGTCGGACGACCTGAACGAGCCCGCTCCGCGCCCGGCTCGCCGACCCGCCGCGCAGGTCGCCGACACCCCGCCGCGCGTCGCGCCCTCTCGTCCGCGGGAAGGACGAGCTCCCGCACGGGGCGCCCCGCGCCCGACGGCGGCCATGCCGCGTCCCGAAGGCGAACCACCGCGCGGCGCGAACCGACGCCGCGACATGCCGCCGCATCCCCAGCCCAATGTGCGTTACCGGGAACGCGATTCGGGCCGTCCGGAACGGCGCAGGCCGGAGAACTCGTAA
- a CDS encoding 4-hydroxy-3-methylbut-2-enyl diphosphate reductase, whose amino-acid sequence MSSAIPLNVGIARSAGAGNAVAEGGKRVLLAEPRGYCAGVDRAVETVEKALEKHGAPIYVRKEIVHNRHVVETLRDRGVVFVDETDQVPEGAVVVFSAHGVAPTVHATAAARNLHTIDATCPLVTKVHQEAKRFARDDYDILLIGHEGHEEVEGTAGEAPDHVQLVDGPDAVDKVSVRDESKVIWLSQTTLSVDETMETVQRLRERFPALQDPPSDDICYATQNRQVAVKAMAPECDLVIVVGSRNSSNSVRLVEVALGAGAKAAYLVDFAREVDPAWLDGVRTIGITSGASVPEILVRGVLDMLAEHGYGDVQPVTTANETLVFALPRELRDARR is encoded by the coding sequence ATGTCTTCGGCCATTCCCTTGAACGTCGGAATCGCCCGCTCGGCAGGCGCCGGAAACGCCGTCGCCGAGGGCGGAAAACGCGTGCTGCTCGCGGAGCCGCGCGGATACTGCGCCGGCGTCGACCGTGCGGTCGAAACCGTCGAGAAGGCGCTGGAGAAGCACGGGGCGCCCATCTACGTGCGCAAGGAGATCGTGCACAACCGGCACGTCGTGGAGACGCTGCGCGATCGCGGCGTGGTCTTCGTCGACGAGACCGACCAGGTCCCCGAGGGCGCGGTCGTGGTGTTCTCCGCGCACGGTGTGGCGCCCACGGTGCACGCGACGGCCGCCGCGCGCAATCTGCACACCATCGACGCCACCTGCCCGCTGGTGACCAAGGTGCACCAGGAGGCGAAGCGGTTCGCCCGCGACGACTACGACATCCTGCTGATCGGTCACGAGGGCCACGAAGAGGTCGAAGGCACCGCCGGTGAGGCGCCCGACCATGTCCAGCTGGTCGACGGGCCCGACGCGGTGGACAAGGTCAGCGTGCGCGACGAGTCGAAGGTGATCTGGCTGTCGCAGACCACGCTGAGCGTGGACGAGACGATGGAGACGGTGCAGCGGCTGCGCGAGCGCTTTCCCGCCCTGCAGGACCCGCCGAGCGACGACATCTGCTACGCCACGCAGAACCGCCAGGTGGCCGTCAAGGCGATGGCGCCGGAATGCGACCTGGTGATCGTGGTCGGCTCGCGCAACTCGTCGAACTCGGTGCGCCTGGTGGAAGTGGCGCTCGGCGCCGGCGCCAAGGCCGCCTACCTGGTGGACTTCGCCCGCGAGGTCGACCCGGCCTGGCTCGATGGCGTCCGCACGATCGGCATCACCTCCGGCGCCTCGGTGCCCGAGATCCTGGTTCGCGGCGTGCTGGACATGCTGGCCGAGCACGGCTACGGCGACGTCCAGCCGGTCACCACGGCCAACGAGACCCTCGTCTTCGCCCTTCCCCGCGAGTTGCGCGACGCCCGTCGCTGA
- a CDS encoding lipid droplet-associated protein, producing MFRPPFLARVAAGAAVYALEESRRLPTAAMSFPITAISQVLQTTMHVQQFVTSLALKGDAVFDRLSHRPVEQPEWATFDEDIADDPSPTTLRASRFDLYSADDPEPFRAPESFTDDTRTGATNGHVASVTTIAEPPAEDPEPADPEPADPDTDPVADAPAIAEPEVAVRYDYANMTLAQLRARLRLLTIEDLTALLEYEQHTRARAPFVTMLTNRIATVQAQ from the coding sequence ATGTTTCGACCACCCTTTCTGGCCCGGGTCGCCGCCGGAGCCGCCGTATACGCCCTCGAGGAATCCCGCCGCCTACCCACGGCGGCAATGAGTTTCCCGATCACGGCCATCAGTCAGGTGCTGCAGACGACGATGCACGTCCAGCAGTTCGTGACGAGTCTGGCCCTGAAGGGCGACGCGGTTTTCGACCGTTTGTCCCACCGCCCGGTCGAACAGCCGGAATGGGCCACGTTCGACGAGGACATCGCCGACGACCCGAGCCCCACCACGCTCCGCGCCAGTCGATTCGATCTCTACAGCGCCGACGATCCCGAACCGTTCCGCGCGCCGGAATCGTTCACCGACGACACCCGCACCGGTGCGACCAACGGTCATGTCGCGTCGGTGACGACGATCGCCGAGCCGCCGGCCGAAGATCCGGAACCGGCCGATCCGGAACCGGCCGACCCGGACACCGACCCCGTCGCCGACGCGCCCGCCATCGCCGAGCCGGAGGTCGCCGTCCGCTACGACTACGCCAACATGACCCTGGCCCAGCTGCGCGCCCGGCTGCGCCTGCTGACGATCGAAGACCTCACCGCGCTGCTGGAGTACGAGCAGCACACCCGCGCCAGGGCGCCGTTCGTGACCATGCTCACGAACCGGATCGCCACTGTGCAGGCCCAGTGA